The Eremothecium gossypii ATCC 10895 chromosome VII, complete sequence nucleotide sequence CTGGATGCATGCAATTGCAAGGGAGAGGCGCCCTTGATCGAAGACGCACCGGAAAAGCAGTCCACGACTGCACAACCCACACTGGCCTCCGAACCCACCCTCCAACCACCTGCAATGCTTCCGGCTACCGTGAATTCCGAAAAACCGCTCAATCACACGGCGGAACCAGGCCCAGAACCTGTCGTCCCGGATATAAACACTTTACAGTCATATATCCAGACATGTACAGCGTGGGTTGATCCCTTCCACCGCTGTGTCCTGCCTGAGCTTGCCGTAGAGGCCATGACAGTTCTGCGAACTGTAGGCGCCGTAATAGAGTACGACAACTCGGCACTGCATTCAGCTAGCAACACCAATGACGGGATAATTGTGCGTTCCCCGGATAAAGAAGAGGTATGGACCTACCGTGACGCGTACGAATACCTGAAGCGGTTCCCAATAGACCTGGACACATACTACAGTCTACTTCTCCAATACGAGTCTGGAGTTCCCGAGGCCTCACCTGTGACGGATAATAACAAGCCGGACGAGGCTGCCGCCTGCAACCGTTTGCCACCTGGTCAAGACACGGCAAAGATGAGCGCCATGGTCGCGGCGCTTTCTTCAGAGGTCATCGCCGACCAGCTTCAACTTGCATCTGTCAAAGGTCAGCTGTTGtttgcgcagcagcagctcgcggCTAAGGATAAACAAATTAAACTCCTCCTTGCAAAGCTCGAGGAGGAAATGGACAGTAATCGAAAAAAGGATGAATTAATTATCAAATTGAAAGGTAAATAATTTCTATCATCGAATATCATCGTGACACTAACGATTGTATATATTATTTCAATCACATAAGTTAGGCTATATGACCTGCCTAGCCGCCCAGTTACCTGTATGATACAGGGCCGCCCCCGAATCTATCTTGGAGTCAGTAGACCACTAATTTATCCGTGTGTCACTATTTTTATGCTTTTCGTGTCAAAATTTTCGCATTTTTATCATAATCACACCGGGGGGTCCTTAAAATATGGATCGCTTCTTCAAACAAATCAGCGCTACTTGCGGGAAAGACAAGTTATAGATAGGAGTGAAGAATTAATTCTAAGCGCATGACATGTCATCGCTGCCTATCCAAGCAGCTACCCAAGAGAACCTGAGGGATAAACAGTTGCTAAAAGATGGAAGTATGACGAATAGAGAAATAAATGAGTCTTCAGGTATGGATGGCCAGAATACAAAAGCTACCGCGGGCGCGGATAGCATACAACCGTCGGCTAAATCCGTAGAAGAACGCATAGAGCTATTGAGGCAGCTGAAGTCCAAAGCAAATGAGGAGCTCCTATCGAGACTACCGGTGGTCAGAGAAAAGCAGCCTCTGCGCGACAAAAACCACATAAAAGCATCGCCGCCTGGCAGAGCGGGCTCCGCAACCGAAAGGGATCACGGGGAGATAGGGTCGCCTGCGCCAAGACTGGACAAATTTCCTATATATTTTGGCACTGCGCAAGGTGGTCATCTGGCGCGCACCACTGCAGACAGGCGGGGCCGTCGGGCGGCAGTGCAACAGGCGCTGGAGAGACTGAATCTCGACTACCTTCCGGACTTCTCGAAATCCGGCGGCGTGCGTAAACCAATCCGTGGAGTACACACAGTCGCTCAGAGTGGACGAGGGCAGGAAGTTTCTCCACCTCCTTTGGATATAGCATTGCAGCCGGAAGCGATAGTCAGGACACTCGAAGCTAAGTCTCCGGTACCGAGCATGCGCTCACGGGCCACAACAGCGGCTGCAGCGGGTGTTCAGCAGTCGGATATGCAAGCAGACTCTCGAGGACGTACCTTTTCCCGCGATAGCAGTGTTAATCTGCGACAGCTGTACTTAGGCGGCGGCATAGAGGCTCATAAACAGGGCTCGTCACTCGACGATTTAGCGGATAGAGAGGCCAGGGTAATAAGCTTGGACAAAATACCTTCTGGTAGAGACAGCGCGGTAAAGTTGCAAGCAAAACACGAGCAGCCGCATACCAAGCAGGAAACCGCTGAATTACATCCTACAAGGACGCGGTTACCAGATTTGCGTGTTGACAAAGGAGGATCTGCGTTCAGGAAAGTGGCAAAAAGACTGAAGACCGCTGATATACCTCCTTATGACGGCGCGCCGCGATACCAGACCACCTCATCCGGCGTGATTGATCTTTCTACACGAGGTTTGCATCCTGATGATGAACCAGACTCGGAACCTTTACGTGGCCCCCTAGGGCTGAACAGGGATAAAGCAGAAGGTTTAGATCTGCGAGGGGCAGCCCAGGAGGAGAGTATACGAAGGAAGGTTGTGCCGCGGAAGATCCCATCGGATGCCCCAACATCCGAAACAATCATAAACTATACTCCCGCGTCACCGAAAGAATTTTTGGGTTCTTCAGGAAATTATCCGCAGACGGAATTGACCACCATAAACGAAGAAGCGCAAGTTACAGGGACCCTAGAACTTTATTCTGCTAATTCCAGTGACTTGACCGAACGCGAGGTATCTGAACGTCCCGAATTTTTAACAGAACCCCCCCCAAATACCTCCTATAATACCGGTATTTGCTCTTCGCCTAAATTACCTCCGAAGGATCGAGGATTGGACACTGATTCGACTAATCGAGATTTTAAATGTTTATTGCCTCGCAATTCTTGCATTTCTTCTACCGAAGCCTATCGTGAAGACAGCTCTCGGAGACAGGCGCTGATACCCGAACTTGTCACAGACTCCTCGCCCGCAGACAGCGACTTGAGCGAAAGAACAAGCTTATCAACAGAGCAACCTGACGCTAATTTCGAAAACAGTGATCGAAAACCTGACCCTGGCCAGCGGGAACGTCAAAATTTCTCTGAGCCCCTCAATCTTGCAGCTTCGCTGAACATTGCAGATACCTCTTGCAATGAGCGAAAAGTTATACCGAGCACGGAGCAGCATAATCCTGCAGAAATAACGAAACCTAGCGTAGCACCATTTACAGGCACGAACACTGCCCTTCATACGACAGATCAAACTGAATTATCATTTTTGATTTCTGCAAAACAGGCTGAAAAGTATGTGCATGATATCAGTAAAACTTGGACTAATATCGAAAAACCAGAACTTCTGCGACTGATGGATAGAGCGGTTGTTCGGCATAGACCTTTTAGTGCCAATCCAAAAATTGTCAGCGCTTCAAATGATATATGCCAGGTGCATAACTTTGAAGATGTGGATGTGAATTATTATCAACGTCTACCGACTAGGTTAGTATATGTGGATCTCTACGGGCCACAGGTTCCGAAGAAGCGGGGCCGTAAGAAAAAGCATCGGGGTTTCGTACCGGCCGTTGAGACAGTCCTCGCTGCacattcccccaagtcggcTACGGAAACTCTGACAGTGGATGATACACCCACGTCGCTTTCTAATGATGTGCTGGTGCATCCTTTGAAGCAACTGTTTGCAAGCGCTGAAGAAGGTTCCAAACATGAGCCCAGAAATGATAAAGAGGGGACACAACCGGCGCGTTTCAGAGAAGGAGAAAGTCTTGAACAGCAAGTCGCTGCTATGGCAGCGGAAATAATGGAGTACGAGCTTAAGATAGCGTCACTGCATGGGCAGCTCGCTAATAAACAGCGCGATATAGACAGGCTCAATGAGCTACATTTGAAATTACTTGGTGATTTAGAACGTGCAACTCCGACTGGTACGTCCAATATACCGGTAAACACGAACCTAGATTATCCAGAAGAAAATTATCCTGGAAATGACACCATTGATCATGATCCCTCGATGGATGCTAATCTCGTGAAGGTATACGAGCAACAAATAGCGGAAAATAACGCCCTTATTAAGAAATTGAAGGATGAGCTGGACGTACTAAAATGTATCCCAATGTCAGGAAGGAAGCAACTATTAACACAACTGAATAAAATGTATCAAAAACTAGATGAGCGATCGTTAGAATTAGAAAGTACATCAACGGAAGTTGATAAGAAAATTACCGAAGTCGTAAGACGTGAAAAAGCGCTTACCGTGGGAATTGAAGAGCATCCAAAATATGTTGAACTCCGTGATAAGTTCCTTACTGTTAAAGGAAGATTAGAGTCGGATTTGAAATATTCGAAGATGCATTTTTCTAACTTAAGAACACAATTCAGCATATTCGAGCAAAAATTTGAACAACAGCGAGATTTATTAGCTCATTACCAGGACCTCTGTGCACAGAAAGATGAGATCGTTGTATCATTACAATCGGAAAGGTCAGACTTAACGGCCAGATTGCTTGGCTTGGACGTCGAGCTGGGTAAAAGACCGTCAGTGACGTGCAACAGGAAACAAAGTTCTATGCCTACAGGTGAAATTGATAAACAACAAAGAACTAGGCAGGATATGATAACTCAACTGATAAACGATCTCGGGGAAGATGCAGTTATTTCGGAGCACGAACGTGCCATATTACGCAAGCTTATCCAATATGCTTACGACATTTCAGGTCCTCAGACTAAGAAAGATGAGATTCTTAAATTATTGGAGCAATCTGGAGAATTATATAGTGATGATGCTTCCCTTAAACGCCGTGATCTGAAGACACCCATCTTTTCCCGTTCACTGACAACTGCTACTGCAGCTTCGAAACAGAATTCTGAAAATTCGGTACCAACGAGAGGCAACATCCATGTGCCCTGTAATTCCCGGCAGAAGCGCTCGAGATCAGCCTTGGATATGGAGGATAGATTGAATTCTGCACATAATATCATTGCCTGTCTAACTCTGCTACTGGGTCGACAAGAAAAGGAACTTCTCCGCCCTGGCACAGGCGAATAAGCTCAGGGGCCTCTTGTGGAGGGGTGGCAACACGGCACCAGTGCTTAGTGAGAATGCAACCCAAGAGAAGCGCTCGTTTATACGTGGGGCTGAATCTAATTATCACTCTACTCCTTGTAATTATATTACCGATACTTTGCTGTATCACTAATGTGGCGGTGCCAGTTCGTTCAGTCCACGAACTGTATATCCTACCATCCGTGTAGATGATAAATAATTTACTACTATAATAATGTATTCATTCTGCATTACTGTTATTACTATTTACTAACCCCTTTAGTCGCTCCAAGTCAGAGTCAATACCGGTTGATGCTCCCCCGGAGTCTGCGGTACTCTTTGACGCTTCTTCAAAACAAGTGGCATGGAAATATTTGCCGTTAGATCCAACACAGTTCCGCCACACCCATTCTGACAGATCTTCATCATAGACGGCAGAGGTGACTTCGGTACATATGGAACACTGGAACGACATATCCGAAACGCCATCCGGCACAACAACGTACTTTTTCCTAATTTGCAATTCATTTTTGGCTTTGTTTTCTGATTCCGAGGCCGTTGTGGTTTGGCTCATTGCTAACGCAACAGTATTAATTGCTGGATTATTTGTGTTGGTGGATACAATATCTTCGTCCTTGAAAAGTATCCACTGTTCATCATTAAGGTACCAAGTTCTTGACTGAATATTTTTTGCAATGACTTGACTATTTGACTGCGTACCCTTAATCCTTTTGTTAATCCGGAAGTGCCAGTCAAAATGATCAATCTCCATCTGATGTTCCGTTTGGCTGGTTCCAAATCGCACCCCGCAAGAGGTACATTTGTTCGGCTTGGAACGGTACAGCAAATGCATCAATTGCTCCGTTAGTGGATTATTTTTCTGCATCACGAATTGTTGCGATAGTTGCAGGTTAGGAGTGTTGAGTATATCAATATTCCGAACTGCATAGTGAGCTCTCACGTTGCCGAGTATATCCTGTAAAAGAGAAAAAGGTGGTAGTTGCATGTTGTCAGCTGGTCCCATGGATTTTTCAAGTAGAGATGCTAATTTTACCACCGATTGTTCGCCTGGTTCATGCAACATCCTATGCTGTTTCAACGTCCTATAGATCGATTCAACTTTGGAAACTTTATTAGAGCACTGTGACCCTGCGGAGCCATTGCTGGAGGATATGCTATCGAGGAAAGACATTGAAAGTGTTGCGTTTCCAAAGAGTGAGGAGCCCTCGAATGAATGGCTCATTGGCGGCGCACTATGCTCGAATACGGGGGCGGAAACCTgcatctgctgctgcgccatcttgcgaagctgctgctccttgTGCTGTTGATGCCAGAGAACCTGCTGCTCTTGTGCAAAGATATGCCgcaactgctgctgcacctggtgcagcgcctgcagcggcagccgcTCCTTTTGCAGAGCATGCTTCAGCTGCTGCAACACAATGATCTTTGACTGTAGCTTGGAGTCTGATGGCTCCTTTCCTAACCTCTCCTGTGTCATTGAAGTCAGTTTGTCAATGTCGCGCAGTAACTGCGGCACCGTCGGGGGCGGAGCCATGGCTTGTGCCTGCCTCTGATGCAAAGAACTGGCCTTGATCAGGAACTGCTCGATTCGGTCCAGGGTATCCTTGTCAAACAAAAGCTCGCCAGTCGGCAATGGCGTCATCCACGTCTTGAACATGAGAATCAGCTTGGTCCTCGTGGCGTTGTCCACGATGAGGTATGTCTGCCGGTATATCTTGGCCAGATTGCGACTGAAGTAGATGGTGTAGGGCGAGCCTGCGTTCTTACAGATTGAGTCCAGTGCATAGAAGGCATACAGCTTCTGGTTGGGAACGCACTTGGCAATGCGCGACTCTACTGCATCAACGAACTGCTGTGCGTACGAGATATTTTCCTCCGCCATCTTCGTCAGGCTCGTGATGATAGGGCGCGAGTTGAACGTAAGGTCTTCTAGGATGCTAACAAAGTCTTTAAGGACCTTGTCACCATCTTCCATCGTGTATTAAGATATTTAATGCTTCAGATGATCTCTATGCCCCTTAATAGACCCCAGCCTCTACGCTTCAAGGTCTGGTTCCGTGTGTTCACTGGAAACATTCGTCTAGGATGTCACCGTTTTTTACCTCGTTCGCCGCCTATACAAAGCCAGTCCACGGGCAGCGCGAACAACGGAAGCCAAACCCACAGCGCAGCGACAAGCAGCGGCGAGCAGCGACACACACCAAGAACCAGCGGTCGTGGCTAGTAGCCCAAGAGGCATCCGCAAAGAATCAAATGTCACCTTGTACGTGTGACTGtatgtcacgtgacatcATGGTATCTCAGTCAGCACGCCCAACAGATACAAATGTATACCAAGCAGCACGTCACTGTACCTAGGGATCTGCTTTGCGTATCAGTCATGTGTCAGAGGGCGTCCAAACCGGCACGATGACTCGGAAAAGCGTAAAATTTTTTGGAGGCATCGATGGCACATCTCTGAACGGTCAGCTGAACTGGAGCGAAACGCAGAGTATTGCTGTTCTAGATATCTATCCCCGTCAATGTCGAACGATCAGAAGCAGTCAGGTTTAGCACGCGTTGTGGGCTCCGCATCTGCGGGAATCCTCGAGATCGGGGTGTTTCACCCGGTGGACACGATCTCCAAGAGACTGATGTCGAACCACACCAAGATTACGAACGCCCAGCAGTTGAATGATGTTGTGTTCCGCGAACATGCGAGCAAGCCATTTGGCCAGAGGCTATTCACGCTGTTCCCGGGCCTTGGTTACGCGGCAACGTACAAGATTTTCCAGCGGGTGTACAAGTATGGCGGGCAGCCTTTTGCCAACGAGTTCTTGAACAAGCACTTCAAGGCGGACTTTGACGGCGCGTTTGGCGAGAAGACGGGGAAGGCTTTGCGGTCGGCGACGGCGGGCTCCCTGATTGGGATCGGAGAGATCGTGCTATTGCCGTTGGATGTGCTGAAGATCAAGAGACAGACCAACCCAGAGTCGTTCCGCGGCCGTGGTTTCTTGAGGATTCTACGCGACGAAGGCATGGGTCTATACCGTGGGTGGGGCTGGACCGCAGCGCGGAATGCGCCGGGCTCTTTTGCGTTGTTCGGTGGTAACGCGTTTGCGAAGGAGTACATTCTAGGTTTGAAGGACTACAGTCAGGCTACATGGGGCCAGAACTTTGTTTCTTCCATTTTTGGTGCATCTGCTTCGCTGATTGTATCTGCTCCGCTTGATGTCATCAAGACCAGAATTCAGAGCAGAAACTTTGAGAGCGCCGAGTCTGGTTTTACGATCGTCAAGAACACTTTGAAAAACGAGGGTGCTACTGCGTTCTTCAAGGGTCTGACTCCAAAGCTGTTAACGACCGGCCCCAAGCTGGTTTTCTCGTTTGCAATTGCGCAGACTTTGATCCCTATGTTCGACAATATGCTACGCAAGTAGGCGTTGAACTACAGCTTTTCTTGTATATAAACGTTACATCCCTGAGATCTTCAGGTGATTTACATGAGAATAACTATATGACTCTCAGTTACGAATGTAGCTACATACGTTCTGGGTGCAATCTCCTCTATAAAGATGGCCCCTGCGAGGCTATACTAGCTCCGGGTTGGGCAGTCTGCGGAAACATGCAACGAATTTGTCGCCCTGCTTACGTGCCACCTTTTTGCCCTCTTCGGTGGCATGCCTCATAATACGGACACACGGGTCTTGGTCGAGCCACTCATCGCCCAGCCGGTCAAATAGCGGATGCATATTCAGATGCTCGACCATCCAATTGTGCAGGTCCAGAACATCTGTAATTGTGTAGATAACACCACCCTCCTTGAGCACGTAGGCATACTCACTTAAGAGAGTGTTAGTTATAATTCTGGCCTTGTGCTTCCTTTGCTTGAAATGTGGATCAGGAAAACAGAAGAACATCTTCTCCAGCTGGCTCTTTTCAAAGAAATTGGGCAGAAACTTCATGGCATTGCCTCGTAACACATTGATGTTCTGGTACTCTTTCTGCGCAGCGTGATTGGTCCGAAGAGCTATGATCCGGTCCTCGACGTAGTTCGTCACCTGTACACGGATCTCCATCCCGAGAATCAAGTTCTCCGGCAGCTCACGCGATAGTTCGACCATCAGCCCACCGTATCCACACCCGATGTCTGCGACAGTGACCTTCTTTGTCATTGTGTTGGTAGCTGCATCGTAGTAGTGGGGGTATAGCTTCGACCAGTCCATTTCTGCTGGAGACAGCGGATATTCCAGCTGGTGGTCCGAGAACGGGTTCGAATGAGCTCTCTGGCGGTagaacttcttcttggGTAGATCTAGCTCTGACGACTTATTCGGCAGCGCATCGTCAATCTTCACATGTTTTAATTCTTTGCGGTTGGCTTCCTTGGCAGCGCGATATGCCTGCCGTTTCGAAGCTTGATCATCAGTCAATGACATGGCGGCGTCCTGAGTGATGCGACGTGACCTAACTTGTTCCTTGCATCACGGACAAGTATTTGGGCTCAGCTCAGATACAGGCTTCCAAGGCCGATGAGCAGAAAATTTTCCAAATCACGATTTACGGAACTATGAGCACATGCCGATGAGATGAGTGGACAGCTATATAGTTATATACAGGACGAGCCGTCACTTCTCCGCAGCAGTGCTGTCTTCTGGCTCTTGCAGTTGCTTCTCGTGTCCCTTTAGCGTCATGTAAAGGGTCTGAGATCCGCTCTCCAGCGTGCGTACCAGACCCGCGCCGCTAAGAACGTGTAAGACGCCCAACAGTTGCGATTGTAACGTTGTCTTGGAAGGCAGCTGTTTGAAGTCGTTCAGGCGCGCGACATCAAAGACCTCGGACTCGGCCTTGGCGCCGACGACGAACATCTTGTCCTGCGcgcgctccagcagcttcagcagctTGGAGACAGCCTGCGGGTCTGTCTCAGGAAAGGTAACCACCGCGGTAGGACCCTTGAACAGTGGCAGCAGTGGGTGCGCCCAGTCCTGCTCACGAGGGTGAACGTATGCAGCGGGGTCTGGCTGGCGGCTTTTGCGCAGGTACACTTGGAACAAACGGTTGCGAACAACGGTCAGGCGGCCGCCAAGCTTCTGTATCTCGCCGCGGAAGTGCGCATCCTCGGTCTTCAACAAGTTGTTATAGTGCAGAAACACTGCAAGTGGGTTGGCCTCCATCAGTTGCTTATACTGGTCGATCAGCAGTGTCTTCCGGGACGTCAACGGCTTGACGGTCTTGCGTACCGTGGCCAGCGTCCGCACGCCATGAAATGCCTGCACTGCCTGCCGCAGTCCACAGTTGCGCAGCGATGCCAGACACGAAAACATCCTCGTTAATGCAGCTTGGGTCCTTCCGTCGTCACTGTGCGTCTCGATTAAGCCCAGGTTATCAGTAACATCAAAATTTTACATAACTGCCACGTGATATACACGTGATAAAGATCTACACCCATGCCCCCTGATTGTGTAAAAAAGCAACttttgaaaaattttctACGGTTCCATCCGATGAGATGAGCTTAGCCTAGTGCGAGTCCAATATCAGTGCACTAAGGTTTATCCAGTGATACTTGTTCTCGAGCTTTCGCAACAGCATCAAGTTACGAGATCGCACCATGCAGTTATCCTGGAAAGATATTCCTACGGTTCCGACCTCCAATGATATGTTGGATATCGTCCTTAACAGGACGCAGCGGAAAACTCCAACAGTCATCCGGGCGGGCTTCAAGATCACTCGTATCCGTGCGTTCTACATGCGTAAGGTGAAGTTCACATGCGAGGGGTTTATTGAGAAGTTTGACGACATTCTAAAGGGCTTCCCCAACATCAACGATGTGCACCCGTTCCATAGAGATCTGATGGACACCCTGTATGAGAAGAACCACTACAAGGTGTCTCTGGCGTCGGTGTCGCGGGCGAAAACTCTCGTGGAACAGGTGGCTAGAGATTACGTCCGGCTGCTGAAGTTTGGTCAGTCGCTGTTCCAGTGCAAGCAGTTGAAGCGTGCAGCGCTTGGTCGTATGGCTACGATCATGAAAAAGCTGAAGGATCCGCTCGTATACTTGGAACAAGTCAGACAGCACTTGGGCAGATTGCCATCGATTGACCCTAACACCAGAACGCTGCTCATCTGCGGTTATCCAAACGTTGGTAAGTCCTCGTTCTTGAGATGCATCACGAAGGCAGATGTCGAGGTGCAGCCGTATGCCTTCACAACGAAGTCGCTCTATGTGGGCCACTTTGACTACAAATACCTCCGTTTCCAGGCCATCGACACGCCCGGTATTCTGGACAGGCCGACGGAGGAGATGAACAACATTGAAATGCAGTCCATCTATGCCATCGCCCATCTACGTTCGACTGTGCTGTATTTCATGGATTTGTCTGAGCAGTGTGGCTTTACTATTGAGGCGCAGGTCAAGCTGTTCCACTCCATCAAGCCGCTATTTGCGAACAAGTCTGTGATGGTTGTGATCAACAAGACCGATATCATCAGACCAGAAGACCTGGACGAAGAACGCCAGGAAATGCTGAAGAGCATCATGGACTTCCCTGGTGTGGAGATCATGACTACCTCTTGTATCAACGAGGAGAACGTGATGGCTGTTAGAAATAAGGCCTGTGAAAAGCTCTTGGCTTCCAGAATTGAAAACAAGTTGAAGTCGCAGACGAGAATCACCAACGTTCTGAACAAAATCCACGTGGCTCATCCACAGAAGCGCGATGATGGCGTTGAAAGGACACCATACATTCCAGAGGCGTTCAAGAACGTCAAGAAATACGACCCTGAAGACCCTGAAAGAAGACCTCTGGCAAGGGACATCGAGGCCGAGAACGGAGGTGCGGGTGTCTTCAACATTAACCTGAAGGATAGCTACCTCTTGGAGAACGACGAGTGGAAGAACGATGTTATGCCTGAGATTCTCAACGGTAGAAACGTCTACGACTTCCTAGATCCAGATATCGCCGCCAAACTCCAGGCACTggaggaagaggaggagcgcCTGGAGGCCGAGGGCTTCTACGAGTCCGATGATGATGCTATTGAGGGCATGGATGACGAGGATGTCGAGGATATCCGCGAGAAGGCCGCCTGGATCCGCGACAAGCAAAAGAAGATGATCAACGCCGCCAGAAGCAGAAAGGCACTCAAGAACCGCGGTACCATGCCGCGCTCCAAGATGGCCAAGTCTTTCGAGGATATGGAGAAGCACATGTCCTCCCTAGGCCACAACATGTCTGCTCTACAGAGCAAGCAGagcgctgctgccgccaAGAACAGATACACGGAGTCTGGCGCGGACATTGTCTACGGCAACAACGAATCTGCAAAGACTGCTGGCAAGCTGCGGCAGTCCGATAGGCTCATGGACGGTGTGGCGGACGCCTCCATGAGAAGCAAGGCCGACAGAATGGCCAAGCTGCACAGACGCGAGAGAAACAGACAGGCTAGACAAGGTGAGGCTGACAGACATGCCACCGCCTCGCTGCCAAAGCACTTGTTCTCCGGTAAGCGTGGTATTGGGTCGAACGATCGTCGTTGATCTTCACCTTTCGTTGCATCTCACTGTATTTTCGCTGCAATACATAACTCATCTACTGTATATTACATAAACTGGCTCCACAAAGCCCAATAGATGCTATGTCTGTTATACTACGGGGTGCGAACTCGGCCTGCGCAGCGAAACGAAGGTGCACGGCGCTACCGACCCTGCAGCGATCGTGGCCGGCCGTTGCGGTCTGAAACAGAAACCTCGTTTTCCGTTAAAAAGTCCGAAACACAGTTTCGGACTCAGATGAAATAATACGTTAAACTCAAACAAAGTAAAAACACCTTGAAACTAGAAGTTATATTTGCTCGTGGAAATGCAGTAGAAAGATTTTGTGCAAGCAAATAATAAACGTCGAGAGTTATGAAATGTTTCGCGACCACAGTCGCGGACGTGGATACTGCAGGCGCAGCTATACCAATAGCCACAAGAGTTTTCGACATAGACGACAGGGAAGCTCGGACACATATATATAGATAGGCTTCAAAGTCTGAAGTGTCAGTGGAATTTTCGCATGCTGCCTTAGAAGCAAGCAAGCCTGAGCAAGTAAATGAGCCATATAGAATTCACCAAGTAATTCACTTCGAAGGAATATAACTAAACGACTAGAGCTCAACAGGAATATGCCCTCACTCAACTACGAACATCCGATATCCATTCCCATCGACCAAATAAGCTCGCAGCTATCACTCGACACACGGCTACGGGCAGGCCCGGGCTTTGGCGATGAGATCGAGGATATCAACTTGGATCTCGACGGCGCGGCGCTTCGCAAGGCCACGATGTGCGCGCTGGATAACTACAGCCAGGAGGATGACTCCGCGTTCTGGAACTTTATCCGGGGAAATAACACAGAGGGTAATGACGATAAAAACAAAAAGAACGAAGAAGCCAGGGCAGGAGATGGCCCGAAGGGCAAGGCTGGAACTGATAGCcggggcaactccaccaAGGTGGAGGGGACCCCGGACGAGGACGGGGACTCTAGCGAGGACCGGTCCGGTACGAAAAATGAATACAATACGAGGGACTGCTCTCTCTCACGCGAACAGAGCGGCTTCGACCCCCCGTACACGGCCTTTTCACGGTTACAGCGTAGTGTGATCTTCGCTGTGATCATTTTTATCGGGTTTCTTGGCCCCATGGCGGGGAACATATACATACCTGCGCTTCCGATCCTCGAACAAGACTTTGCCGTGTCTACGACGACCATCAACGGGACGGTATCGGTGTTCATGGCCGTATTCTCCGTGGGCCCGCT carries:
- a CDS encoding AGR189Wp (Syntenic homolog of Saccharomyces cerevisiae YDR227W (SIR4); Tandem gene duplication in this genome), translating into MSSLPIQAATQENLRDKQLLKDGSMTNREINESSGMDGQNTKATAGADSIQPSAKSVEERIELLRQLKSKANEELLSRLPVVREKQPLRDKNHIKASPPGRAGSATERDHGEIGSPAPRLDKFPIYFGTAQGGHLARTTADRRGRRAAVQQALERLNLDYLPDFSKSGGVRKPIRGVHTVAQSGRGQEVSPPPLDIALQPEAIVRTLEAKSPVPSMRSRATTAAAAGVQQSDMQADSRGRTFSRDSSVNLRQLYLGGGIEAHKQGSSLDDLADREARVISLDKIPSGRDSAVKLQAKHEQPHTKQETAELHPTRTRLPDLRVDKGGSAFRKVAKRLKTADIPPYDGAPRYQTTSSGVIDLSTRGLHPDDEPDSEPLRGPLGLNRDKAEGLDLRGAAQEESIRRKVVPRKIPSDAPTSETIINYTPASPKEFLGSSGNYPQTELTTINEEAQVTGTLELYSANSSDLTEREVSERPEFLTEPPPNTSYNTGICSSPKLPPKDRGLDTDSTNRDFKCLLPRNSCISSTEAYREDSSRRQALIPELVTDSSPADSDLSERTSLSTEQPDANFENSDRKPDPGQRERQNFSEPLNLAASLNIADTSCNERKVIPSTEQHNPAEITKPSVAPFTGTNTALHTTDQTELSFLISAKQAEKYVHDISKTWTNIEKPELLRLMDRAVVRHRPFSANPKIVSASNDICQVHNFEDVDVNYYQRLPTRLVYVDLYGPQVPKKRGRKKKHRGFVPAVETVLAAHSPKSATETLTVDDTPTSLSNDVLVHPLKQLFASAEEGSKHEPRNDKEGTQPARFREGESLEQQVAAMAAEIMEYELKIASLHGQLANKQRDIDRLNELHLKLLGDLERATPTGTSNIPVNTNLDYPEENYPGNDTIDHDPSMDANLVKVYEQQIAENNALIKKLKDELDVLKCIPMSGRKQLLTQLNKMYQKLDERSLELESTSTEVDKKITEVVRREKALTVGIEEHPKYVELRDKFLTVKGRLESDLKYSKMHFSNLRTQFSIFEQKFEQQRDLLAHYQDLCAQKDEIVVSLQSERSDLTARLLGLDVELGKRPSVTCNRKQSSMPTGEIDKQQRTRQDMITQLINDLGEDAVISEHERAILRKLIQYAYDISGPQTKKDEILKLLEQSGELYSDDASLKRRDLKTPIFSRSLTTATAASKQNSENSVPTRGNIHVPCNSRQKRSRSALDMEDRLNSAHNIIACLTLLLGRQEKELLRPGTGE
- the PCF11 gene encoding Pcf11p (Syntenic homolog of Saccharomyces cerevisiae YDR228C (PCF11)), whose protein sequence is MEDGDKVLKDFVSILEDLTFNSRPIITSLTKMAEENISYAQQFVDAVESRIAKCVPNQKLYAFYALDSICKNAGSPYTIYFSRNLAKIYRQTYLIVDNATRTKLILMFKTWMTPLPTGELLFDKDTLDRIEQFLIKASSLHQRQAQAMAPPPTVPQLLRDIDKLTSMTQERLGKEPSDSKLQSKIIVLQQLKHALQKERLPLQALHQVQQQLRHIFAQEQQVLWHQQHKEQQLRKMAQQQMQVSAPVFEHSAPPMSHSFEGSSLFGNATLSMSFLDSISSSNGSAGSQCSNKVSKVESIYRTLKQHRMLHEPGEQSVVKLASLLEKSMGPADNMQLPPFSLLQDILGNVRAHYAVRNIDILNTPNLQLSQQFVMQKNNPLTEQLMHLLYRSKPNKCTSCGVRFGTSQTEHQMEIDHFDWHFRINKRIKGTQSNSQVIAKNIQSRTWYLNDEQWILFKDEDIVSTNTNNPAINTVALAMSQTTTASESENKAKNELQIRKKYVVVPDGVSDMSFQCSICTEVTSAVYDEDLSEWVWRNCVGSNGKYFHATCFEEASKSTADSGGASTGIDSDLERLKGLVNSNNSNAE
- the GGC1 gene encoding Ggc1p (Syntenic homolog of Saccharomyces cerevisiae YDL198C (GGC1)) → MSNDQKQSGLARVVGSASAGILEIGVFHPVDTISKRLMSNHTKITNAQQLNDVVFREHASKPFGQRLFTLFPGLGYAATYKIFQRVYKYGGQPFANEFLNKHFKADFDGAFGEKTGKALRSATAGSLIGIGEIVLLPLDVLKIKRQTNPESFRGRGFLRILRDEGMGLYRGWGWTAARNAPGSFALFGGNAFAKEYILGLKDYSQATWGQNFVSSIFGASASLIVSAPLDVIKTRIQSRNFESAESGFTIVKNTLKNEGATAFFKGLTPKLLTTGPKLVFSFAIAQTLIPMFDNMLRK